In Callospermophilus lateralis isolate mCalLat2 chromosome 4, mCalLat2.hap1, whole genome shotgun sequence, one genomic interval encodes:
- the Dcp1b gene encoding mRNA-decapping enzyme 1B isoform X5, with protein sequence MRRLMWKEPYLCIQVSIYGIWFYDKEECQRIAELMKNLTQYEQLKAHQGATAGISPEMPNSGEGKEVDILRMLTKAKDEYTKCKTCSEPKQITSSSAIYDNPNLIKPIPVKPSDNQQQLIPQPSQTLDPEPQHLSLTALFGKQDKVICPETVALPHTPQQQQQQQQQQQQQQQQEKFPVRQGVVRSLSYEEPRRQSPLMEKQLCPAIQKLMIRNTDLHPLSELPEQRPCENGSSYSAREIIPGPLQPGSPHNIRTSHAGHSTSRTQNLLEKLQSTPGAANKYDLSTPGPVSPAAPNSSRTFSAATPVTPAKDLAQPQLVYFNGSLPPQMLGHQAHGKGQSTLPRQMLPVSDSQTSSPGVISPQELLRKLQVVQQEQQLQTSHRPALAAKFPVVTQSSRTGKPLEPWINRTSSTEKHAPLLQVISPQRTPATVAPSLLMSPMVFAKASGTPPRERDNGLLLLGGQESPAAPTSLLLPLQNPESSVVAGSPLTRLQLQEALLYLVQQTLAFHELTLFHDATWLCCPRALATADTELKASSPIPTLPSASFDGLTYG encoded by the exons CCTAACTCAGTATGAACAGTTGAAAGCCCATCAGGGAGCTACAGCAGGAATTTCcccagagatgcccaattctggaGAGGGCAAAGAAGTAGATATCTTACGAATGCTTACCAAAGCCAAAGATGAATACACAAAG TGTAAAACCTGTTCTGAGCCAAAACAGATAACGAGTTCATCTGCCATCTATGATAACCCTAATCTCATCAAACCAATCCCAGTAAAACCCAGTGACAACCAGCAGCAGCTCATACCTCAGCCCAGCCAG acCTTAGACCCTGAACCCCAACACTTATCCTTGACAGCTCTGTTTGGGAAGCAGGACAAAGTTATCTGTCCAGAAACTGTAGCACTCCCCCACACTCCCCAgcaacaacagcagcagcagcagcagcaacagcagcagcagcagcaagagAAATTTCCAGTTAGGCAGGGAGTTGTACGCTCCCTGTCCTATGAGGAGCCCAGAAGGCAGTCACCTCTCATGGAGAAGCAGCTTTGTCCAGCCATTCAaaaactcatgatcagaaacacggACCTGCACCCACTGTCAGAGCTGCCTGAACAGCGGCCCTGTGAGAATGGAAGCTCCTATTCTGCCAGGGAAATTATTCCTGGACCTCTCCAGCCAGGGTCTCCCCATAACATCAGGACTTCACATGCTGGGCATAGCACTTCCAGAACGCAGAACCTGTTAGAGAAGCTCCAGAGTACCCCAGGGGCAGCGAACAAGTATGACCTTAGTACACCAGGCCCTGTGAGCCCAGCTGCCCCCAACAGTAGCAGAACCTTCTCTGCTGCCACTCCTGTGACTCCAGCCAAGGATCTGGCCCAGCCACAATTGGTGTATTTCAATGGCTCCCTTCCACCTCAGATGCTAGGACATCAGGCTCATGGAAAGGGACAGTCCACCCTGCCAAGACAAATGCTCCCTGTCTCTGACAGTCAGACGAGCAGCCCTGGAGTGATTTCCCCCCAGGAGTTACTGAGAAAGCTCCAGGTTGTACAACAGGAGCAGCAGCTACAGACCTCTCACCGTCCAGCCTTGGCAGCCAAGTTCCCTGTGGTGACCCAGAGCTCTAGGACAGGTAAACCCTTGGAGCCATGGATCAACAGGACATCCAGCACAGAGAAGCATGCTCCTCTTTTGCAG GTCATCTCACCTCAGCGCACTCCTGCTACAGTGGCTCCTTCTCTGCTCATGTCCCCCATGGTGTTCGCAAAAGCCTCCGGCACCCCACCGAGGGAGAGGGATAATGGGCTCTTGCTCCTGGGAGGCCAGGAATCGCCTGCTGCCCCCACCAGCCTCCTCCTGCCCCTGCAGAACCCGGAGTCCTCTGTGGTAGCCGGCAGCCCACTCACCAGGCTGCAGCTCCAAGAAGCACTGCTATATCTGGTTCAG CAGACTCTGGCTTTTCATGAGTTAACCTTGTTCCATGATGCCACGTGGCTCTGTTGCCCAAGAGCACTTGCTACTGCAGACACTGAGTTGAAAGCCAGCAGCCCCATCCCCACCTTGCCTTCAGCTTCATTTGACGGCCTCACTTACGGTTAA
- the Dcp1b gene encoding mRNA-decapping enzyme 1B isoform X4: MWKEPYLCIQVSIYGIWFYDKEECQRIAELMKNLTQYEQLKAHQGATAGISPEMPNSGEGKEVDILRMLTKAKDEYTKCKTCSEPKQITSSSAIYDNPNLIKPIPVKPSDNQQQLIPQPSQTLDPEPQHLSLTALFGKQDKVICPETVALPHTPQQQQQQQQQQQQQQQQEKFPVRQGVVRSLSYEEPRRQSPLMEKQLCPAIQKLMIRNTDLHPLSELPEQRPCENGSSYSAREIIPGPLQPGSPHNIRTSHAGHSTSRTQNLLEKLQSTPGAANKYDLSTPGPVSPAAPNSSRTFSAATPVTPAKDLAQPQLVYFNGSLPPQMLGHQAHGKGQSTLPRQMLPVSDSQTSSPGVISPQELLRKLQVVQQEQQLQTSHRPALAAKFPVVTQSSRTGKPLEPWINRTSSTEKHAPLLQVISPQRTPATVAPSLLMSPMVFAKASGTPPRERDNGLLLLGGQESPAAPTSLLLPLQNPESSVVAGSPLTRLQLQEALLYLVQQTLAFHELTLFHDATWLCCPRALATADTELKASSPIPTLPSASFDGLTYG; this comes from the exons CCTAACTCAGTATGAACAGTTGAAAGCCCATCAGGGAGCTACAGCAGGAATTTCcccagagatgcccaattctggaGAGGGCAAAGAAGTAGATATCTTACGAATGCTTACCAAAGCCAAAGATGAATACACAAAG TGTAAAACCTGTTCTGAGCCAAAACAGATAACGAGTTCATCTGCCATCTATGATAACCCTAATCTCATCAAACCAATCCCAGTAAAACCCAGTGACAACCAGCAGCAGCTCATACCTCAGCCCAGCCAG acCTTAGACCCTGAACCCCAACACTTATCCTTGACAGCTCTGTTTGGGAAGCAGGACAAAGTTATCTGTCCAGAAACTGTAGCACTCCCCCACACTCCCCAgcaacaacagcagcagcagcagcagcaacagcagcagcagcagcaagagAAATTTCCAGTTAGGCAGGGAGTTGTACGCTCCCTGTCCTATGAGGAGCCCAGAAGGCAGTCACCTCTCATGGAGAAGCAGCTTTGTCCAGCCATTCAaaaactcatgatcagaaacacggACCTGCACCCACTGTCAGAGCTGCCTGAACAGCGGCCCTGTGAGAATGGAAGCTCCTATTCTGCCAGGGAAATTATTCCTGGACCTCTCCAGCCAGGGTCTCCCCATAACATCAGGACTTCACATGCTGGGCATAGCACTTCCAGAACGCAGAACCTGTTAGAGAAGCTCCAGAGTACCCCAGGGGCAGCGAACAAGTATGACCTTAGTACACCAGGCCCTGTGAGCCCAGCTGCCCCCAACAGTAGCAGAACCTTCTCTGCTGCCACTCCTGTGACTCCAGCCAAGGATCTGGCCCAGCCACAATTGGTGTATTTCAATGGCTCCCTTCCACCTCAGATGCTAGGACATCAGGCTCATGGAAAGGGACAGTCCACCCTGCCAAGACAAATGCTCCCTGTCTCTGACAGTCAGACGAGCAGCCCTGGAGTGATTTCCCCCCAGGAGTTACTGAGAAAGCTCCAGGTTGTACAACAGGAGCAGCAGCTACAGACCTCTCACCGTCCAGCCTTGGCAGCCAAGTTCCCTGTGGTGACCCAGAGCTCTAGGACAGGTAAACCCTTGGAGCCATGGATCAACAGGACATCCAGCACAGAGAAGCATGCTCCTCTTTTGCAG GTCATCTCACCTCAGCGCACTCCTGCTACAGTGGCTCCTTCTCTGCTCATGTCCCCCATGGTGTTCGCAAAAGCCTCCGGCACCCCACCGAGGGAGAGGGATAATGGGCTCTTGCTCCTGGGAGGCCAGGAATCGCCTGCTGCCCCCACCAGCCTCCTCCTGCCCCTGCAGAACCCGGAGTCCTCTGTGGTAGCCGGCAGCCCACTCACCAGGCTGCAGCTCCAAGAAGCACTGCTATATCTGGTTCAG CAGACTCTGGCTTTTCATGAGTTAACCTTGTTCCATGATGCCACGTGGCTCTGTTGCCCAAGAGCACTTGCTACTGCAGACACTGAGTTGAAAGCCAGCAGCCCCATCCCCACCTTGCCTTCAGCTTCATTTGACGGCCTCACTTACGGTTAA
- the Dcp1b gene encoding mRNA-decapping enzyme 1B isoform X3, which translates to MNRLSMENRTEPITKDLDFQLQDPFLLYRNARLSIYGIWFYDKEECQRIAELMKNLTQYEQLKAHQGATAGISPEMPNSGEGKEVDILRMLTKAKDEYTKCKTCSEPKQITSSSAIYDNPNLIKPIPVKPSDNQQQLIPQPSQTLDPEPQHLSLTALFGKQDKVICPETVALPHTPQQQQQQQQQQQQQQQQEKFPVRQGVVRSLSYEEPRRQSPLMEKQLCPAIQKLMIRNTDLHPLSELPEQRPCENGSSYSAREIIPGPLQPGSPHNIRTSHAGHSTSRTQNLLEKLQSTPGAANKYDLSTPGPVSPAAPNSSRTFSAATPVTPAKDLAQPQLVYFNGSLPPQMLGHQAHGKGQSTLPRQMLPVSDSQTSSPGVISPQELLRKLQVVQQEQQLQTSHRPALAAKFPVVTQSSRTGKPLEPWINRTSSTEKHAPLLQVISPQRTPATVAPSLLMSPMVFAKASGTPPRERDNGLLLLGGQESPAAPTSLLLPLQNPESSVVAGSPLTRLQLQEALLYLVQQTLAFHELTLFHDATWLCCPRALATADTELKASSPIPTLPSASFDGLTYG; encoded by the exons CCTAACTCAGTATGAACAGTTGAAAGCCCATCAGGGAGCTACAGCAGGAATTTCcccagagatgcccaattctggaGAGGGCAAAGAAGTAGATATCTTACGAATGCTTACCAAAGCCAAAGATGAATACACAAAG TGTAAAACCTGTTCTGAGCCAAAACAGATAACGAGTTCATCTGCCATCTATGATAACCCTAATCTCATCAAACCAATCCCAGTAAAACCCAGTGACAACCAGCAGCAGCTCATACCTCAGCCCAGCCAG acCTTAGACCCTGAACCCCAACACTTATCCTTGACAGCTCTGTTTGGGAAGCAGGACAAAGTTATCTGTCCAGAAACTGTAGCACTCCCCCACACTCCCCAgcaacaacagcagcagcagcagcagcaacagcagcagcagcagcaagagAAATTTCCAGTTAGGCAGGGAGTTGTACGCTCCCTGTCCTATGAGGAGCCCAGAAGGCAGTCACCTCTCATGGAGAAGCAGCTTTGTCCAGCCATTCAaaaactcatgatcagaaacacggACCTGCACCCACTGTCAGAGCTGCCTGAACAGCGGCCCTGTGAGAATGGAAGCTCCTATTCTGCCAGGGAAATTATTCCTGGACCTCTCCAGCCAGGGTCTCCCCATAACATCAGGACTTCACATGCTGGGCATAGCACTTCCAGAACGCAGAACCTGTTAGAGAAGCTCCAGAGTACCCCAGGGGCAGCGAACAAGTATGACCTTAGTACACCAGGCCCTGTGAGCCCAGCTGCCCCCAACAGTAGCAGAACCTTCTCTGCTGCCACTCCTGTGACTCCAGCCAAGGATCTGGCCCAGCCACAATTGGTGTATTTCAATGGCTCCCTTCCACCTCAGATGCTAGGACATCAGGCTCATGGAAAGGGACAGTCCACCCTGCCAAGACAAATGCTCCCTGTCTCTGACAGTCAGACGAGCAGCCCTGGAGTGATTTCCCCCCAGGAGTTACTGAGAAAGCTCCAGGTTGTACAACAGGAGCAGCAGCTACAGACCTCTCACCGTCCAGCCTTGGCAGCCAAGTTCCCTGTGGTGACCCAGAGCTCTAGGACAGGTAAACCCTTGGAGCCATGGATCAACAGGACATCCAGCACAGAGAAGCATGCTCCTCTTTTGCAG GTCATCTCACCTCAGCGCACTCCTGCTACAGTGGCTCCTTCTCTGCTCATGTCCCCCATGGTGTTCGCAAAAGCCTCCGGCACCCCACCGAGGGAGAGGGATAATGGGCTCTTGCTCCTGGGAGGCCAGGAATCGCCTGCTGCCCCCACCAGCCTCCTCCTGCCCCTGCAGAACCCGGAGTCCTCTGTGGTAGCCGGCAGCCCACTCACCAGGCTGCAGCTCCAAGAAGCACTGCTATATCTGGTTCAG CAGACTCTGGCTTTTCATGAGTTAACCTTGTTCCATGATGCCACGTGGCTCTGTTGCCCAAGAGCACTTGCTACTGCAGACACTGAGTTGAAAGCCAGCAGCCCCATCCCCACCTTGCCTTCAGCTTCATTTGACGGCCTCACTTACGGTTAA